A region from the Anomaloglossus baeobatrachus isolate aAnoBae1 chromosome 11, aAnoBae1.hap1, whole genome shotgun sequence genome encodes:
- the LOC142255851 gene encoding olfactory receptor 5AP2-like has protein sequence MGAEPLEYPNDIPPIGGKIGRENEDVIQPLDSNCITSFPGKPLVGTLCMNIVFSTGPELYSSGVPITNEAEIYNDLKKRNLTRINEFLLSGLSDVLEIQRLLFVLFFCIYVITVFANVFIIFVIQFSSNLKTPMYFFLANFSFLEICYVTSTVPKMLSNFLATRKTISFYGCVMQMYWFLLLGGAECYMLAAMAYDRYHAICHPLQYCAFLSRRVCIQLISGSWVIGAVNALIHTVLTFTMPFCLNKIDHFFCDIPPLLKLACIDTWFNEVVIFVISGSVIVGSFILTMISYVKIISTIVNMKSNTSRVKAFSTCVSHFTVVIIFFGSGIFMYFRPKSSYAMDQDRLVALMYTIIAPLLNPFIYTFRNGNVKVAINRLIHQMVSTPKY, from the exons CCCCTGGACTCGAACTGTATCACGAGTTTCCCAGGAAAACCCCTGGTCGGGACCTTGTGCATGAACATTGTGTTCAGTACGggtccagaactttacagttcgggtgtgCCCATCACTAATGAAG cagAAATCTACAATGACTTGAAAAAAAGaaacctcaccaggatcaatgaatTTCTTCTGTCCGGCCTCTCGGACGTCTTGGAGATACAGCGTTTACTCTTTGTGCTCTTTTTTTGTATATATGTTATAACAGTTTTTGcaaatgtatttattatttttgTGATTCAATTTAGTTCTAATCTAAAGACTCCAATGTATTTTTTTCTGGCCAATTTTTCTTTTTTAGAAATCTGTTACGTCACATCAACGGTTCCCAAAATGCTTTCGAACTTTCTAGCTACTCGTAAAACCATCTCATTTTATGGGTGCGTGATGCAAATGTATTGGTTTCTACTATTGGGAGGGGCAGAGTGCTACATGTTGGCCGCCATGGCCTATGATCGATATCACGCCATATGCCATCCCCTTCAATATTGTGCTTTTCTCAGCCGGCGGGTTTGTATTCAGCTTATCTCTGGCTCGTGGGTTATCGGGGCAGTGAATGCCCTCATACACACCGTGCTCACGTTTACAATGCCTTTTTGCCTTAATAAAATTGATCATTTTTTTTGTGATATTCCCCCTTTACTCAAACTGGCATGTATAGATACCTGGTTCAATGAAGTTGTCATTTTTGTGATCAGTGGGTCGGTCATTGTGGGGTCTTTTATACTAACGATGATCTCTTATGTAAAGATCATATCCACCATTGTTAATATGAAGTCAAACACCAGCAGGGTGAAGGCCTTCTCTACTTGTGTCTCCCACTTCACAGTTGTAATCATATTTTTTGGTTCTGGAATTTTCATGTATTTTAGACCCAAATCCAGCTATGCCATGGACCAAGACAGGTTGGTTGCGTTGATGTATACGATCATCGCCCCGTTACTAAATCCATTCATATACACATTTAGAAATGGAAATGTAAAGGTTGCCATCAACAGACTAATACATCAAATGGTGAGCACCCCAAAATACTGA